Proteins encoded together in one Oncorhynchus mykiss isolate Arlee chromosome 7, USDA_OmykA_1.1, whole genome shotgun sequence window:
- the LOC118965201 gene encoding sciellin-like, whose product MPQVVISEISLETRLPDPPSLTPTQTLLSIPNRSVTKGLCSYCCKPMVAGANMILEDLQIYSHSSCFKCEVCHCPLGDLHVGDSMWLHRGTVHCESCFSTAREKYLL is encoded by the exons atGCCCCAAGTTGTAATCAGTGAGATCAG cttAGAGACCAGACTCCCTGACCCGCCCTCTCTGACTCCAACCCAGACTCTCCTCTCCATACCGAACAG GAGTGTGACCAAGGGCCTGTGTTCGTACTGCTGTAAACCGATGGTGGCTGGAGCCAACATGATCCTGGAGGATCTACAGATCTACAGCCACTCATCCTGCTTCAAG TGTGAGGTGTGCCATTGTCCTCTAGGAGACCTCCATGTAGGAGACAGTATGTGGCTCCACAGAGGGACAGTGCACTGTGAAAGCTGCTTCAGCACAGccagag AGAAGTATCTCCTCTAG